A region from the Halosolutus gelatinilyticus genome encodes:
- a CDS encoding isopentenyl phosphate kinase, producing the protein MIVCKLGGSVITDKERPETLDGQALDRAAGAIAAAMGERDGSTGSCGEALADGLVLVHGGGSFGHHSASEHGVSTTDGTSDADAVLDVHGAMKTLNGFVLSRLRDRDVPAVPVHPFSAAHREADAALTLPTGQVTTLLEEGFVPVLHGDVIAHAGRGATIVSGDELVAELARDLDADRIGLCSTVSGVLDENDDVIDRIDSYEDVRAVLGESEATDVTGGMAAKVRALLELEAPASIFGLEDLEAFLAGSNPGTTVS; encoded by the coding sequence ATGATCGTCTGCAAACTCGGCGGGAGCGTCATCACGGACAAGGAGCGTCCGGAGACGCTCGACGGGCAGGCGCTCGATCGGGCCGCGGGCGCGATCGCCGCCGCGATGGGAGAACGCGACGGATCGACGGGAAGCTGCGGCGAGGCGCTCGCCGACGGACTCGTCCTCGTCCACGGCGGCGGGAGTTTCGGGCACCACAGCGCGAGCGAACACGGGGTCAGCACGACCGACGGAACGTCCGATGCGGACGCCGTGCTGGACGTTCACGGCGCGATGAAGACGCTGAACGGCTTCGTGCTGTCGCGATTGCGCGATCGCGACGTCCCCGCGGTGCCGGTCCACCCGTTTTCCGCGGCTCATCGCGAGGCCGACGCGGCGCTGACGCTTCCGACAGGCCAGGTGACGACGCTTCTGGAGGAGGGATTCGTCCCCGTCCTGCACGGCGACGTGATCGCCCACGCGGGCCGAGGTGCGACGATCGTCAGCGGCGACGAACTCGTCGCCGAACTGGCGCGCGATCTGGACGCCGATCGGATCGGCCTCTGTTCGACGGTGTCGGGCGTGCTCGACGAGAACGACGACGTGATCGATCGGATCGACTCCTACGAGGACGTCCGCGCCGTGCTCGGGGAGAGCGAGGCGACAGACGTGACGGGCGGGATGGCCGCGAAGGTGCGGGCGCTCCTCGAACTCGAGGCGCCCGCGTCGATTTTCGGCCTCGAGGATCTCGAGGCGTTCCTCGCCGGTTCGAACCCGGGGACGACGGTCTCGTAG
- a CDS encoding alpha/beta hydrolase: MSHENIRERDSRESFVSRRAVLRTSGTAIAGAGALLAGSSPVAAGDKKGGCDDPPWSFPRVTTRDHFETSNGVQLTDGNDEYNYEYAGDGIPGVHDPAPAELLVFVHGWNNDDEGAVCTFGDAAGTFSSEGYYNPVVGFSWDADHGWYDATEIAERNGAKLAYFTYSYKSSNPDVRVRYVAHSLGARVALMALKNLNHWDRPDDVTSVSILGGAADDDSVAMEGTYGEDISEAAGHVDNYWMGDDDVLNWAYGFAEWGEAVGNDGCDGTAPWNYTDYDVGYVPDHGSYYQDDGCVHEVVANF, encoded by the coding sequence ATGTCACACGAGAACATACGCGAACGCGACAGTCGCGAATCGTTCGTCTCGAGACGCGCCGTCCTTCGGACGTCGGGGACGGCGATCGCCGGCGCCGGGGCGCTGCTGGCGGGATCGTCTCCGGTGGCCGCCGGTGACAAGAAAGGCGGCTGCGACGATCCGCCGTGGAGCTTCCCGCGCGTAACCACGCGCGATCACTTCGAGACGTCGAACGGAGTCCAGCTCACCGACGGCAACGACGAGTACAATTACGAGTACGCCGGCGACGGCATCCCTGGCGTTCACGACCCGGCGCCGGCGGAGCTGCTCGTTTTCGTCCACGGCTGGAACAACGACGACGAGGGAGCGGTGTGCACCTTCGGCGACGCGGCGGGGACGTTCTCGTCCGAGGGGTATTACAACCCCGTCGTCGGCTTCTCCTGGGACGCCGATCACGGCTGGTACGACGCGACCGAAATCGCCGAACGAAACGGTGCCAAGCTCGCCTACTTCACCTACTCGTACAAGTCCAGCAATCCGGACGTTCGGGTACGGTACGTGGCCCACTCCCTCGGCGCGCGGGTCGCCCTCATGGCGTTGAAGAACCTCAATCACTGGGATCGTCCCGACGACGTCACCTCCGTCTCGATCCTGGGCGGCGCGGCGGACGACGACTCCGTCGCCATGGAGGGGACCTACGGCGAGGACATCTCCGAGGCCGCCGGGCACGTCGACAACTACTGGATGGGCGACGACGACGTCCTCAACTGGGCCTACGGCTTCGCCGAGTGGGGAGAAGCGGTCGGTAACGACGGCTGTGACGGAACGGCGCCGTGGAACTACACCGACTACGACGTCGGCTACGTCCCCGATCACGGAAGCTACTACCAGGACGACGGCTGCGTCCACGAAGTGGTCGCGAACTTCTAA
- a CDS encoding RNase J family beta-CASP ribonuclease has protein sequence MEIEIATIGGYEEVGRQMTAVRAGDDVVIFDMGLNLSQVLIHDNVETERMHSLDLIDMGAIPDDRVMSDLEGDVKAIVPTHGHLDHIGAISKLAHRYNAPVVATPFTIELVKQQIEGEQKFGVENDLIKMEAGETMSIGDSGQVDLEFVNVTHSIIDAINPVLHTPEGAIVYGLDKRMDHTPVIGDPIDMERFREIGRQGNGVLCYIEDCTNANKKGRTPSERVAREHLRDVLYSMEDYDGGIVATTFSSHIARVTSLVEFAKDIGRQPVLLGRSMEKYSGTAERLDFVDFPENLGMFGHRKSVDRTFKRIMNEGKENFLPVVTGHQGEPRAMLTRMARGETPYELDDGDKVVFSARVIPEPTNEGQRYQAEKLLGMQGARIYDDIHVSGHLNQEGHYEMLDALQPQHIVPAHQDLKGLSGYVTLCESEGYQMGRDLHVSRNGNLIQIVD, from the coding sequence ATGGAAATCGAAATTGCAACGATTGGCGGTTACGAAGAAGTCGGGCGGCAGATGACTGCTGTCCGCGCCGGTGACGACGTCGTCATCTTTGACATGGGCCTGAACCTCTCGCAGGTTCTGATCCACGACAACGTCGAAACCGAGCGGATGCACAGCCTCGACCTGATCGACATGGGCGCAATCCCCGACGATCGGGTCATGAGCGACCTCGAAGGCGATGTGAAGGCGATCGTGCCGACGCACGGTCACCTGGACCACATCGGCGCCATCTCGAAGCTGGCCCACCGGTACAACGCGCCGGTCGTCGCCACGCCTTTCACGATCGAACTCGTCAAACAGCAGATCGAAGGCGAGCAGAAGTTCGGCGTCGAGAACGACCTGATCAAGATGGAGGCCGGCGAGACGATGTCGATCGGCGACTCCGGGCAGGTCGACCTCGAGTTCGTCAACGTCACCCACTCGATCATCGACGCGATCAACCCGGTCCTCCACACGCCCGAAGGCGCGATCGTCTACGGGCTGGACAAGCGCATGGACCACACGCCGGTCATCGGCGATCCGATCGACATGGAGCGGTTCCGCGAGATCGGCCGCCAGGGCAACGGCGTCCTCTGTTACATCGAGGACTGTACGAACGCGAACAAGAAGGGCCGAACGCCCAGCGAGCGAGTCGCCCGCGAACACCTCCGCGACGTCCTCTACAGCATGGAGGACTACGACGGCGGCATCGTGGCGACGACGTTCTCCAGTCACATCGCTCGCGTGACGAGCCTCGTCGAGTTCGCGAAGGATATCGGTCGCCAGCCCGTCCTGCTGGGCCGATCGATGGAGAAGTACTCCGGCACCGCAGAACGGCTGGACTTCGTCGACTTCCCGGAGAATCTCGGGATGTTCGGCCACCGCAAGTCGGTCGATCGAACGTTCAAGCGGATCATGAACGAAGGCAAGGAGAACTTCCTGCCCGTCGTGACGGGTCACCAGGGCGAACCCCGCGCGATGCTCACCCGGATGGCTCGCGGCGAGACGCCGTACGAACTGGACGACGGCGACAAGGTCGTCTTCTCCGCGCGGGTCATTCCGGAGCCGACCAACGAGGGCCAGCGCTACCAAGCCGAGAAACTGCTCGGCATGCAGGGCGCTCGCATCTACGACGACATCCACGTCTCCGGCCACCTCAACCAGGAAGGGCACTACGAGATGCTCGACGCGCTTCAGCCCCAGCACATCGTCCCCGCCCACCAGGATCTGAAGGGACTGTCGGGCTACGTTACCCTCTGCGAGAGCGAGGGATACCAGATGGGGAGAGACCTCCACGTCTCGCGCAACGGCAACCTCATCCAGATTGTCGACTGA
- the idsA3 gene encoding geranylfarnesyl diphosphate synthase, which translates to MTSPEAREKAVLEAVRKRRERVNEAIPDELPIQRPERLYEASRYLLDAGGKRLRPTVLLTAAEALVDVEPLSADYREFPTLEEVDGPDVIDIMAAAVSVEVIQSFTLIHDDIMDDDDLRRGVPAVHREYDLETAILAGDTLYSKAFEIMLETGAKADRSVEALDVLATTCTKICEGQSLDVTFESREDVSPEEYLEMVEQKTAVLYAASACLPAVLLGADGETVDALYGYGLDVGRAFQIQDDVLDLTVPSEKLGKQRGSDLVENKQTLITVHARDQGVDVDALVGTDDVDAVSEAEIDDAVAELESVGSISYANDTARELVERGKSRLETVPDNEARALLFELADYLIERGY; encoded by the coding sequence ATGACCAGTCCGGAGGCACGAGAGAAGGCGGTGCTCGAAGCGGTCCGGAAGCGCCGTGAGCGAGTCAACGAGGCGATCCCGGACGAACTCCCGATCCAGCGCCCCGAGCGCCTCTACGAGGCGTCGCGCTACCTGCTTGACGCCGGCGGGAAGCGCCTCCGGCCGACCGTCCTGCTGACGGCGGCCGAGGCGCTGGTCGACGTCGAGCCGTTGAGCGCGGATTACCGGGAGTTCCCCACGCTCGAGGAAGTCGACGGACCGGACGTGATCGACATCATGGCCGCCGCCGTCAGCGTCGAGGTCATCCAGTCGTTCACGCTGATCCACGACGACATCATGGACGACGACGACCTCCGACGGGGCGTCCCCGCCGTCCACCGGGAGTACGATCTCGAGACGGCGATCCTCGCGGGCGATACGCTCTACTCGAAGGCGTTCGAGATCATGCTCGAGACGGGCGCGAAAGCCGACCGATCGGTCGAAGCCCTTGACGTGCTCGCGACAACCTGTACGAAGATCTGCGAGGGGCAGTCGCTCGACGTGACCTTCGAGTCGCGCGAGGACGTCTCACCGGAGGAATACCTCGAGATGGTCGAACAGAAGACGGCGGTGCTGTACGCCGCCTCGGCGTGTCTCCCCGCAGTGTTGCTCGGCGCCGACGGGGAGACGGTCGACGCCCTCTACGGGTACGGCCTCGACGTCGGCCGGGCGTTCCAGATCCAGGACGACGTCCTCGACCTGACGGTGCCGAGCGAGAAACTCGGCAAACAGCGCGGTAGCGACCTCGTGGAGAACAAACAGACGTTGATCACGGTCCACGCCCGCGATCAGGGCGTCGACGTCGACGCGTTAGTCGGCACGGACGACGTCGACGCCGTCAGCGAGGCCGAAATCGACGACGCGGTCGCCGAACTCGAGTCCGTCGGCTCGATCTCCTACGCCAACGACACCGCCCGCGAACTGGTCGAACGGGGCAAGTCGCGCCTCGAAACCGTGCCGGACAACGAGGCCCGCGCCCTCCTGTTCGAACTCGCGGACTATCTGATCGAACGCGGGTACTGA
- a CDS encoding glutamate--tRNA ligase: MDDELRERVEREAEKHALLNAVKHESDADVGAVMGPLMGDNPDFREHADAVPGIVGGVVGRVNDLDYDEKRDRLEDLAPEELAEIEAEDEADEHDLPSLPNAEEYDEIRMRCAPNPNGPWHVGHARMPAVIGTYRDRYDGWFCVRFDDTDPETKRPDIDAYDAILEDLEYLGFEPDAVYRASDRLETYYDHARELIALGGAYTCSCSGEAFSELKNAGEPCPHRDKDVETVREEFEAMIDGAYDSGEMVLRVKTDIEHKNPALRDWVAFRMIDTPHPREEVSEYRCWPMLDFQSGVDDHLIGITHIIRGIDLQDSAKRQRFVYEYFGWEYPEVVHWGHVQLDDYDVKMSTSTISELIEKGELDGWDDARAPTIRSLRRRGIRGEAIVDAMVALGTSTSDVDLAMSSIYANNRELIDDESDRRFLVRGGTELPLGGSPPEEANPPLHPDHEDRGVREIPVGDAVLLEPGDVPQREERVWLKGLGCFQYTRDALQYTGEDIDVVREGDVDVVHWVPASQSVPVRMRTPEGGVGGRAEPGVADLEPDEVIQFERVGFARIDRHEDDETVVYYAHP; encoded by the coding sequence ATGGACGACGAGTTACGCGAGCGTGTAGAACGCGAAGCCGAGAAGCACGCGCTGTTGAACGCGGTCAAACACGAGAGCGACGCCGACGTCGGCGCGGTGATGGGACCGCTGATGGGCGACAACCCTGACTTCCGCGAACACGCTGACGCGGTGCCGGGAATCGTCGGCGGCGTGGTCGGTCGGGTCAACGACCTCGACTACGACGAAAAGCGCGATCGGCTCGAGGATCTCGCACCCGAAGAACTGGCCGAGATCGAAGCCGAGGACGAGGCGGACGAACACGACCTCCCGTCGCTGCCGAACGCCGAGGAGTACGACGAGATCCGGATGCGGTGCGCGCCCAACCCGAACGGTCCCTGGCACGTCGGTCACGCCCGGATGCCCGCCGTCATCGGCACCTATCGCGATCGGTACGACGGCTGGTTCTGCGTCCGATTCGACGACACCGATCCCGAGACGAAACGGCCCGACATCGATGCCTACGACGCGATTCTGGAGGATCTCGAGTACCTGGGTTTCGAACCCGACGCGGTCTACCGGGCGAGCGATCGGCTCGAGACCTACTACGACCACGCCCGCGAACTGATCGCCCTGGGCGGCGCCTACACCTGTTCCTGCTCGGGCGAGGCGTTCTCTGAGCTGAAGAATGCAGGCGAGCCGTGCCCCCACCGCGACAAGGACGTCGAGACGGTGCGCGAGGAGTTCGAGGCCATGATCGACGGGGCGTACGACAGCGGCGAGATGGTGCTCCGCGTGAAGACGGACATCGAGCACAAGAATCCGGCCCTGCGCGACTGGGTCGCCTTCCGCATGATCGACACGCCGCACCCCCGCGAGGAGGTAAGCGAGTACCGCTGCTGGCCGATGCTCGACTTCCAGTCGGGAGTCGACGATCACCTCATCGGGATCACGCACATCATCCGCGGAATCGACCTCCAGGATTCGGCGAAGCGCCAGCGGTTCGTCTACGAGTATTTCGGGTGGGAGTATCCGGAGGTCGTCCACTGGGGCCACGTCCAGCTCGACGACTACGACGTGAAGATGAGCACCTCCACCATCTCGGAACTGATCGAGAAGGGCGAACTCGACGGCTGGGACGACGCGCGCGCGCCGACGATCAGGAGTCTGCGCCGCCGGGGCATCCGCGGTGAGGCGATCGTCGACGCGATGGTCGCCCTCGGCACCTCGACCAGCGACGTCGACCTCGCGATGAGTTCGATCTACGCGAACAACCGCGAACTGATCGACGACGAGAGCGATCGGCGGTTCCTCGTCCGCGGGGGAACCGAACTCCCGCTGGGCGGCAGCCCGCCCGAGGAAGCGAACCCGCCGCTGCACCCCGACCACGAGGATCGCGGTGTCCGCGAAATTCCAGTCGGCGACGCCGTGTTGCTCGAACCCGGTGACGTCCCGCAGCGCGAGGAGCGCGTCTGGCTCAAGGGGCTGGGCTGTTTCCAGTACACTCGCGACGCGCTCCAGTACACCGGCGAGGACATCGACGTGGTCCGTGAGGGCGACGTCGACGTCGTCCACTGGGTACCGGCGAGCCAGAGCGTCCCGGTTCGCATGCGGACGCCCGAGGGCGGCGTGGGCGGCCGCGCGGAACCCGGCGTCGCCGACCTCGAACCGGACGAGGTCATTCAGTTCGAGCGCGTCGGCTTCGCGAGAATCGATCGGCACGAGGACGACGAGACCGTCGTCTACTACGCGCACCCCTGA
- a CDS encoding sensor histidine kinase, translating into MLDTERRFTLAAGQAFDDLPISGAELEGQTIEEAFAGEVATAVEPAYEDALAGEERVVDVEYTDREWRIHLAPIRDDSGVVFAVMTMAQDITDQKERERFLEDAKAQLEAATEAGAVGTWEWYVPEDRFVAGSSLARQFGVDPDQAREGVPLERFVSSIYEEDRERVTTKIEAALRSCGEYEAEYRTRNIDGNLRWVVARGHVECDEDGEPVRFPGALTDITERKKYQQRLEETIEKLEASNERLEQFAYATSHDLQEPLRMVSSYLRLIEQRYGDDFDKDGEEFLEFAINGADRMRSMIEALLEYSRVETHGRPLEPVDLDAVFDEVLGDLAIQINESDADVTADPLPRVRADRRQVRQLFQNLVDNAITYSGDEPPRIHASAERDGPEWLVSVRDEGIGIAPDEQDRIFDVFHRLHTREEYPGSGIGLALCQRIVERHDSDIWVDSEPGEGATFSFTLPAVATSTR; encoded by the coding sequence ATGCTCGACACGGAGCGCCGATTTACCCTCGCCGCGGGACAAGCGTTCGACGACCTTCCGATCTCCGGCGCCGAACTCGAAGGGCAGACGATCGAAGAAGCCTTTGCTGGCGAGGTAGCCACCGCCGTCGAACCGGCGTACGAGGACGCACTCGCCGGCGAGGAGCGAGTCGTCGACGTCGAATACACCGATCGTGAGTGGCGCATTCACCTCGCCCCGATCAGGGACGATAGCGGCGTCGTCTTCGCGGTAATGACGATGGCCCAGGACATCACCGACCAAAAGGAACGCGAACGGTTCCTGGAGGACGCGAAAGCGCAGCTCGAGGCCGCGACCGAAGCGGGCGCCGTCGGGACCTGGGAGTGGTACGTCCCCGAGGATCGATTCGTCGCGGGTTCCTCGCTCGCTCGGCAGTTCGGCGTCGATCCCGATCAGGCTCGCGAGGGGGTTCCGCTCGAACGATTCGTCTCGTCGATCTACGAGGAGGATCGTGAACGCGTCACGACGAAGATCGAAGCGGCCCTTAGATCCTGCGGAGAGTACGAAGCGGAGTATCGCACGCGCAACATCGACGGCAACCTTCGGTGGGTGGTCGCTCGCGGTCACGTCGAATGCGACGAAGACGGCGAACCGGTGCGATTCCCCGGCGCCCTCACCGATATCACCGAACGGAAGAAGTACCAACAGCGACTCGAGGAGACGATCGAAAAGCTCGAGGCGTCCAACGAGCGCCTCGAGCAGTTCGCCTACGCGACCTCCCACGACCTGCAGGAGCCACTGCGGATGGTCTCGAGTTATCTCAGACTGATCGAACAACGCTACGGAGACGATTTCGACAAGGACGGCGAGGAATTCCTGGAGTTCGCCATCAACGGCGCCGATCGGATGCGTTCGATGATCGAAGCCTTACTCGAATACTCACGCGTTGAGACGCACGGCCGGCCGCTCGAACCCGTCGACCTCGATGCGGTATTCGACGAGGTGCTCGGCGACCTCGCGATTCAGATCAACGAAAGCGACGCCGACGTGACCGCCGACCCGCTTCCACGGGTCCGCGCCGACCGAAGGCAGGTCCGCCAGCTGTTCCAGAACCTCGTGGACAACGCGATCACGTACAGCGGCGACGAGCCGCCGCGAATACATGCGTCGGCCGAACGAGACGGACCCGAGTGGCTCGTTTCCGTCCGCGACGAGGGGATCGGAATCGCTCCCGACGAACAAGACCGTATTTTCGACGTCTTTCACCGGCTGCACACCCGCGAGGAGTATCCGGGCTCGGGCATCGGCCTCGCGCTCTGTCAGCGGATCGTCGAGCGTCACGACAGCGACATTTGGGTCGACTCCGAACCGGGCGAAGGGGCAACCTTCTCGTTTACGCTCCCGGCCGTCGCTACTTCTACTCGGTGA
- a CDS encoding DUF456 domain-containing protein, with product MVETVAILAIALLVAGVVGTIVPLVPGGLLSLSGLYLYWWHSGFAEPGLLTLAVLTSLGVLTMLVEFFGGSIAAKAGGASWGTTAAAAVVGIVLMIVTGPLGLLVGLFGTVFALEFARDRDLNRSGRSALYATAGMLASTAAQALLTITILVGFLIAVFLF from the coding sequence ATGGTCGAGACCGTCGCGATCCTCGCGATCGCCTTGCTCGTCGCCGGCGTCGTCGGCACGATCGTCCCCCTCGTTCCCGGCGGTCTGCTCTCGCTTTCGGGGCTGTATCTCTACTGGTGGCACTCCGGTTTCGCAGAGCCGGGGCTGCTCACGCTCGCCGTCCTCACCTCGCTCGGCGTGCTGACGATGCTCGTCGAGTTCTTCGGCGGCTCGATCGCGGCGAAAGCCGGCGGCGCCTCCTGGGGAACCACCGCCGCGGCGGCCGTCGTCGGGATCGTCCTGATGATCGTCACTGGCCCGCTGGGCCTGCTCGTCGGCCTGTTCGGCACCGTCTTCGCCCTCGAATTCGCCCGCGATCGGGACCTGAATCGGAGCGGGCGATCGGCGCTGTACGCGACCGCCGGCATGCTCGCGTCGACGGCCGCCCAGGCGCTGCTGACGATCACGATCCTGGTCGGCTTCCTGATCGCCGTCTTTCTTTTCTGA
- the tmcA gene encoding tRNA(Met) cytidine acetyltransferase TmcA has translation MTTSGSKPRSSGSGAYYSRPPRYDRMDVDVVGLAGSLATEARGTNERRVLVLAGDRQRGYEALEDVLASLPVPITRTTLVGPTDELRCEHLPQSTAGELLGTTRDVVAIDCHEQLRPNALGTVVGTVDGGGLLVLLTPTLADWPDRRDGFDESLAVPPFALSDVTGRFRRRLVETLRAHRGVAIVDLDRDKLVDDGLTRPAPKLAAEASSIDAPADRRFPAAAYEACLTADQVEAVRAFESLLGEDRDGESSPDAPRAVVLEADRGRGKSSAAGLAAGAFAADGRDVLVTAPRFRNAREVFDRSIDLCETLDGVAATVADSTRIETSTGGRIRFYDPTEAVDRLETADAVIVDEAAALPVSVLESLLAADRIAFATTIHGYEGAGRGFSVRFRDRLAESDHEVTDRTMTEPIRYAAGDPIEAWAFRALLLDARPPVDSLVADAKPDSDAIEYRCLDPDALLANEVLLREAFGLLVLAHYRTEPNDLARLLDAPNLEARALLSDGHVVSVALLAREGNLASETRAMMYEGGRVRGNMLPDVLTSQLRDETAGTPAGIRVVRIATHHAVRSRGLGSRLLAEIRDEFESTVDWLGTGFGATPGLVDFWRENGYGTVHVSTTRNDASGEYSAIMLAPTSDEGRDLYDRHAGWFVRRFAAVCSDALADLDPDVARAVLRSADATPPIDLTDREWRVVAGAAYGPGLFDVDPGPFRELVVRYFVDDPDAIDLTDREERLLVTRVLQGRDWSAIAADLGYPSPGQCMRALGDACCPLVDRYGTDAALEVRDRFADR, from the coding sequence ATCACGACGTCCGGATCGAAACCCCGCTCGTCGGGTTCCGGTGCCTATTACTCTCGACCGCCACGATACGATCGTATGGACGTGGACGTCGTCGGACTCGCCGGGTCGCTCGCGACCGAGGCGCGGGGAACGAACGAGCGGCGGGTGCTCGTCCTCGCGGGCGATCGGCAGCGCGGGTACGAGGCCCTCGAGGACGTCCTCGCGAGCCTCCCGGTTCCGATCACGCGGACGACGCTCGTCGGGCCGACGGACGAGCTCCGCTGCGAGCACCTGCCACAGTCTACCGCCGGCGAACTGCTCGGAACGACGCGCGATGTCGTCGCGATCGACTGCCACGAACAGCTCCGACCCAACGCGCTCGGAACGGTCGTCGGCACCGTCGACGGCGGCGGATTGCTCGTCCTCCTGACGCCGACGCTGGCGGACTGGCCGGACCGACGCGACGGGTTCGACGAGTCGCTGGCCGTCCCGCCGTTCGCGCTGTCCGACGTCACGGGTCGGTTCCGGCGTCGACTCGTCGAAACGCTTCGCGCACACCGAGGCGTCGCGATCGTCGACCTCGATCGCGACAAGCTCGTCGACGACGGACTCACCCGGCCCGCTCCGAAGCTGGCGGCCGAGGCGTCGTCGATCGACGCGCCCGCCGACCGCCGATTTCCGGCTGCCGCCTACGAGGCCTGTCTCACGGCCGATCAGGTCGAGGCCGTCCGCGCGTTCGAATCGCTGCTCGGCGAGGACCGCGACGGCGAGTCGAGTCCGGACGCCCCGCGGGCGGTCGTCCTCGAAGCCGATCGCGGCCGGGGGAAGTCGAGCGCAGCGGGATTGGCAGCGGGGGCGTTCGCCGCCGACGGGCGGGACGTGCTCGTCACCGCGCCCCGGTTCCGAAACGCGCGGGAGGTGTTCGATCGATCGATCGACCTCTGTGAAACGCTCGACGGAGTGGCCGCCACGGTCGCCGATTCGACGCGGATCGAGACGAGTACCGGGGGCCGGATCAGGTTCTACGATCCGACCGAGGCCGTCGATCGGCTCGAGACGGCCGACGCGGTGATCGTCGACGAGGCGGCTGCGCTTCCCGTCTCGGTCCTCGAATCCCTGCTCGCCGCCGATCGGATCGCGTTCGCGACGACGATCCACGGCTACGAGGGCGCCGGCCGCGGCTTCTCGGTTCGGTTCCGCGATCGGTTGGCCGAGAGCGACCACGAGGTCACGGACCGCACGATGACCGAACCGATCAGGTACGCCGCCGGCGATCCGATCGAGGCGTGGGCGTTCCGCGCCCTGCTGCTCGACGCGCGACCGCCGGTCGACTCGCTCGTGGCGGACGCAAAACCGGATTCGGACGCGATCGAGTACCGGTGCCTCGATCCCGACGCACTTCTCGCGAACGAGGTTCTCCTCCGCGAAGCCTTCGGCCTGCTCGTGCTCGCTCACTACCGAACCGAGCCGAACGACCTCGCCCGCCTCCTCGACGCGCCGAACCTCGAGGCGCGGGCGCTGCTCTCCGACGGCCACGTCGTCAGCGTGGCTCTGCTGGCCCGCGAGGGGAACCTCGCAAGCGAGACGCGAGCGATGATGTACGAGGGCGGCCGCGTCCGCGGCAACATGCTTCCGGACGTGCTCACGAGCCAGTTGCGCGACGAGACGGCGGGAACGCCGGCCGGGATTCGCGTCGTCCGGATCGCGACCCACCACGCCGTCCGATCGCGGGGACTCGGCTCCCGGCTCCTCGCGGAGATTCGGGACGAGTTCGAATCGACCGTCGACTGGCTCGGCACCGGCTTCGGCGCGACGCCCGGTCTGGTGGACTTCTGGCGCGAGAACGGGTACGGGACGGTACACGTCTCCACGACGCGCAACGACGCCAGCGGCGAGTACTCGGCGATCATGCTCGCACCCACGAGCGACGAGGGCCGCGACCTGTACGATCGCCACGCCGGGTGGTTCGTCCGGCGGTTCGCCGCGGTCTGTTCGGACGCGCTCGCGGACCTGGACCCGGACGTGGCCCGCGCCGTGCTCCGGAGCGCGGACGCGACGCCGCCGATCGACCTGACCGATCGCGAGTGGCGCGTCGTCGCGGGGGCCGCCTACGGACCCGGCCTGTTCGACGTCGACCCCGGGCCGTTCCGCGAACTGGTCGTTCGGTACTTCGTCGACGATCCGGACGCGATCGACCTGACCGATCGCGAGGAGCGGCTGCTCGTCACGCGCGTCCTGCAGGGGCGCGACTGGAGCGCGATCGCGGCGGACCTCGGGTACCCTTCGCCCGGACAGTGTATGCGGGCGCTGGGCGACGCGTGCTGTCCGCTGGTCGACCGCTACGGAACGGACGCGGCGCTCGAGGTTCGCGATCGGTTCGCCGATCGATAA
- a CDS encoding DUF7344 domain-containing protein, giving the protein MINDVFNILADDYRRCTLIALLEETDRREETSRTANRHLPDDVALGEAGRDKRILELRHCHLPMLADSELIAWDRDANEIARGPRFDEAKPLLELLADHSDDLPEGWVVTPPLR; this is encoded by the coding sequence ATGATAAATGATGTGTTCAATATACTCGCAGACGACTACCGTCGCTGTACGCTGATCGCCCTGCTAGAGGAGACCGATCGGCGCGAGGAGACGTCCCGGACGGCGAACCGACATCTTCCCGACGACGTCGCCCTCGGGGAGGCGGGACGCGACAAACGGATACTCGAGTTGCGTCACTGTCACCTCCCGATGCTGGCCGACAGCGAGTTGATCGCGTGGGATCGGGACGCGAACGAAATCGCGAGGGGACCCAGATTCGACGAGGCGAAACCGCTCCTCGAGTTACTGGCCGATCACAGCGACGACTTGCCGGAGGGGTGGGTCGTCACGCCGCCGCTTCGATGA